The following nucleotide sequence is from Candidatus Zixiibacteriota bacterium.
GCCAGTTGCCGCGCGCGATTGCGCACCTGCTGGCATCGCGCGATCTGAATACGGTCGACTTGGTGCGTCGGTTTTTGCATCCGACACTCGCCGATCTGCACGATCCGTTCTCGCTGCCCGGGATGCAGGGCGCAGTCGACCGCATTACCGAGGCCCTGCACGATCGTGAACAGATCATGGTGTATGGCGACTACGACGTCGATGGGATCACATCGACGTCACTGTTGTATCTGGTGCTCAACCGACTCGGCGCTGAGGTCGTCTACTATCTCCCGAACCGGCTGATCGAAGGTTACGGTCTCTCGGTCGAGGGCGTCGATCAGGCGGTCGCCGCCGAAGTCAAGCTGATCATTACCGTCGACTGCGGGATTACCGCGGTCGAGGAAATCGACTACGCCAACAACCGCGGCATCGAGGTCGTCATCGCCGATCACCACGAACGCGGCACACACCTTCCGGCCGCAACGGCGATCGTCAATCCCAAGTTGGCTGAGGGCCCCATCGACGAACTGGCGGCGGTCGGCGTGGCCTTCAAACTGGCACAGGCGCTGTATGCACAGTTGGGACAGGACGTCGCCGAGCTGGAAGAGCACCTCGATTTGGTCGCGCTGGGCACCGCCGCCGACATCGTGCCCTTGATCGGCGAAAATCGGATTCTCACCAAGTTCGGCCTGCAACAAATCGAGCGCACCCGCAAGCCCGGACTCAAGAAACTCTGCGACAAGGCGGACATCGTCGGCAAAACGGCCACCACCGGGCAGGTGCTCTTCATCCTGGCGCCGCGCATCAATGCCGCCGGGCGTCTCGGTGATGCCCAGTCCGCCGTGCGCCTGATGTCGACGCTCGACGACTCCGTCGCCGAAGAAATCGCACAGCAGTTGGAACGCCACAATCGCGACCGCAAGAAGCTCGATGAACACACGCTGCAACAGGCGCTGGCCCAGGTCGACGGCACTGCCAGTTTGCAGACCGACCGTGCCATCGTGCTGTGGTCGCAGGGGTGGCATCAGGGCGTCATCGGCATCGTGGCGTCACGGCTGGTCGAACGATTCCACCTGCCGACTGTGATGATCGCCGTCGATGGCGACGAGGGCAGGGCCTCGGCCCGTTCGATCCCGACATTCGATGTGTACGAAGCGTTTCGCGCCTGCGATGATCTGCTGCTGCGCTACGGCGGCCACAAATACGCCGCCGGCATGTCGATCTCCCGCGAGCGCATCCCCGAATTCGCCGAACGGTTCAAGCGTGTCGCCGGGGAACGCCTCACCAACGAAGACTTAATCCCGCGACTGAAAATCGACGCGCGTCTGGAGCCCAGCGAACTCGACGAGACCTATATGGACTGCCTCGATCAATTCGCGCCGTTCGGACCGCAAAACCCGCGTCCGGTCTTTCTGGCAACCGGTGTCGAGTTGTCGGGATCGCCGATTGTCGTCGGACGCGGCCATCTGAAGTTTCGTGTGATGTCGGGCGGACGCGTCTACGACTGCATCGGCTTCGGCATGGGCGACCGCGTTCACGAGCTGGCCGGCCGTCCCGACCGTTTCGAGCTGGCCTACATCCCCGAACGCAACGAATGGGACGGCCTCATCCGGTTGCAATTGCGTGTCAAAGACTTTCAGGTGGCGTAGTGTGCCGCCGTCGGCGGGAGTCAGGGGAAATACATGTTGCGTCGTTCGATCATCGCGACGGCTGTTGTGTCGGGCTTATTGGTTCCATCGCCTTGCTGGTCCACGCCGTTGGAGTATCTGGAATTCAGGGCTGCGCAGAATTGGACGTATGATGGCTATCCGTACGACGGTTGGTATCCCTCACACTCAATTGGGATTGGCGCGGAACTCTCTGTTGTGTACCCGGCATCCGTCAACATCGGCTTTGAGCTCCGACAGATCGAGGGACAGATTCGAAGTTCGTACGATTCCCCTGACCATGGGCAGAAACGATTCAGACACATCGCTCTGCCTCTGTTGATCATGCTGAACTCCAACAGGGCATCGTACGGATTCGGCATTGGGTTGGGCCCCAGAGCGGACATCCTTCTCGACACTTGGTCTTCCCAATGCGATTGTGAAGTCGAGGGTTTCCGCGCTCTCTCAATGGGTTATTCATTCGCTACGCGACTCCATGCCTATCTTGGGCGAGTGTCCGTGACGAGCACACTTCGATACAATCATTCAAACCGCCTTTGGCGATCAAATGAGGAGGGCAGTTACTTCGCACTGCGAGGACAGTTAGAGTCACTCGAATTGTGGTTTGGTGTCGGCTTGCGAGTGTCGCCGTCGTTCCTGGAAGGGAATCAGGACCGGAGTGAATAGCCCGCGCGTGCACACTACGTTGGTGTTACGCCAACTAACTGCGATTGGCGCCATCATCCGCCCGCGAAGGCGCGTGGCGGGCACAGCAGCAAGGACGGGATCATGAGTAGTCGCTTGATATTGATTGCACTCATAGCGAGTGCTACAAACTGTTATGATCGACCTTCGCTGCCGACTACACTGAATCCACCAGAAATCCCGAAAGCGGATTACGTGCGAGTGTTGAATGAAAACCCAGGCAATCCTCCACTCTCTCCCTACTCTGCGGGTGGTACTGCAGTTCACTTTATACTGAAAGACTCATGTCTTGTCTGGATTGAGATATATGACACCGTGGGAACGCGTCTAACCGTCATGGTGGACTCGGTATTGGGTCCGGCTGAGTACGTTGCCGGGTGGTTTGGAACCGACAGCGTCGGTAATGAAGTTTCAAGCGGGGTGTACTTCTATCGGGGGCATTTTTGCGATACTACTTACACGCGCAAGATGGTACTCCTGAGGTAGCACCAAGACTCGCGTTGACCACGGTTTCCTCCCGACGTATATCGAGCACTGTGAAGACCGCGGCCCTTCCAAGAGGAGCGACATCAACCCTCCTCTCGCGCTTCCAATCCGGCGACCGGGCCGCGCTGGGACGGCTGATTTCGTATGTCGAGGACCGCTCCGACGGTTACCACACTCTGCTTTCGAAAGTGTTCAAACACGAAGCGGCCGCGTACCGCATCGGCGTGACCGGGCCTCCGGGAGCCGGGAAGTCTTCACTGGTCAATCGCCTTGCGTTGAAGCTTGCGAATGATGGTCACTCGATCGGCGTCATCGCGGTCGATCCGACCAGTCCCTTCACCGGCGGCGCGGTCCTCGGCGATCGCATCCGCATGCAGTCGCTCTATGGGCACGACAACATCTTCGTGCGGAGCATGGCGACACGCGGTTCACCGGGGGGCTTGGCATCGGCGGCGAAAGATGTCTGCGTCCTGATGGAGGGTTTTGGTTTTGACCTGATCTTCGTCGAGACCGTCGGCGTCGGTCAGGTCGAGCTCGATGTCGCCTCGGTTTGTGACAGCGTCATGGTCGTATTCGTCCCGGAATCGGGAGATGCCATCCAGGCGATGAAGTCAGGACTGATGGAGATCGCCGACGTTTTTTGCATCAACAAAGCCGACCGTCCCGGCGCCGACCGGGTCAAGGCCGAGCTCGAAAGCGTGCTGGAAATCCGACGTGAAGTGCAACGTTCGATTGCAGCCCCCGACAGCCCGCCTCCATCGCTTTGGAATCCGCCCGTCGAGATGGCATCGGCGCTGAAGGATGAAGGAATCCCAGCGCTGTGGCAGGCCGTCGAACGGCATCGCGCGTTTCGCAAATCACAGGAACCCCAGGGCCACCGTCGCAACCGTGCCCGCGCCGACCTGCTGATGTCGATTGCGGAATTGTCAAGAACCGGGCTTGAAGCAGAGCTTTATGACACGCCCCGGATCGACGATGCCGTTGAAGCGATTGTGAGTGGGCAATCCGACCCGTACACCAGCGCCCGCAACCTCTTCGGGCAGTGGCGGACCGGCGGACAATGAGCCCAAGCCCTGTCCCAAGAGACTGCGATCATTTGGAATGCGAAGCTGTTATATTAAATTGAGCGCCGTATCAGAACGCTGAGCGACTTTTGGCAAGGACGGTCCGATCGCATGGCCCCGACCTCTCAACGAACAAAGCCCAAACGTGACAAGGGCATTCTGCACAAGCTCCCCAAACGGCAGGAGCTATCCTCAGAGGAACGCTGGCGAAACGAGGTGATCGACGCCGACCGACTCGACGGCCGCAAATTCATGACCGTCTCTTCAGTGCCGGTCAAGTCGCTCTATACTCCCGACGATGTCGCCGGCATCGACTTCGACAGCGAGATCGGCTACCCCGGCTCGCCGCCGTACACGCGCGGCGTGCATGCATCGATGTACCGGCAACGCCTGTGGACCATGCGGCAATTCTCAGGGATGGGCACACCCGCACAGACCAATGCGCGGTATCACTTCCTGCTCAAACAAGGACAGATGGGTCTGTCGGTGGCCTTCGACCTGCCGACGCTGATGGGCTACGACTCCGACCATCCGCGCTCCAAAGGCGAAGTCGGCGTCTGCGGTGTGGCGGTCGATTCGCTCAAAGACATGGAGACGATCTTTCGCGGGATCGATCTGGGCCAAATCTCCACCTCGATGACCATCAATGCGCCCGCCGCGATCATCCTTGCCTTCTACATTGCAGTCGCCGAGAAGCAGGGAGTCAAAACCGGGCAACTGCGTGGCACGCTGCAAAACGACATTCTCAAGGAGTACATCGCTCAGAAAGAGTGGATCTATCCGCCCGAACCGTCGATGAAGCTGATTGCCGACACGATCGAGTTCGGCACGCGGCAGATGCCGCAGTGGAACACGATCTCGATTTCGGGATATCACATTCGCGAAGCCGGCGCGACCGCCGTGCAGGAACTGGCGTACACGCTCGCCGATGGCTTCGCGTATGTCGAAGCGGGATTGGCGCGGGGTTTGGACATCGATGAATTCGCGCCACGGCTCTCATTTTTCTTCAACTCGCATCTGGATTTCTTCGAGGAGATTTGCAAATACCGCGCGGCGCGCAAGATTTGGGCGCGCCACATCCGCGAGCGCTACCATGCCAAAGACGAACGTTCCTGGAAGCTGCGCTTCCACACCCAGACCGCGGGCGTCTCGCTGACCGCGCAGCAGCCGGAAAACAACATAGTCCGTGTCGGCTGGCAGGCGATGGCAGCCGCGCTGGGCGGCACACAGTCGCTGCACACCAACTCGATGGATGAAACACTCGCGTTGCCGTCGGAAAAAGCGGCGCTGATCGCGCTGCGCACACAGCAATTGGTCGCCTACGAGTCGGGCGTTGCCAATACGATCGATCCGTTGGCCGGTTCTTACTTCGTCGAGTCGCTCACCATGCAAATGGAGAAAGAGGCCGAAGCGATCTTCGAGGAAATCGAACGGCGCGGCGGTGTGCTGGCGGCCATCGATCAAGGGTATTTCCAACGTGAACTGGCGAAGTCGGCCTACATCTATCAGCAGGCCGTCGAACGCGGCGAGGCGATCATCGTCGGCGTCAACAAGTTCACCATGGATGATGAGAAGCTCGAAATCCCGGTCCTGAAGATTGAGGGGAATGTCGAAGCCGAACAGGTTGAATCGCTGCGCCAGCTTCGTCAGGCGCGCGACAACGACAAAGTCCAGCGCACCCTGGCCGAGTTGAAGGTAGCCGCGGAACGGGGCGACAATCTGATTCCGTCGTTCATCGAATGCGCCCGCGTGTATGCAACATTGGGCGAAATCGTCGATGTTCTGCGTGGAATCTATGGCGAGTACGAAGAACCGCCGATGATCTGAGCGCGGAATGTGATCTGTTCCCAATGGGAGAGGATTCAGTTCCCCTCTCCCTGTGGCCGAAGGTCTTGAGCGCAGCCGAAAGTGAGAGGGTTAGGGTGAGGGAAAGATGATTGTTGTGCGGGTCAGCCCTCGGGCTGACCCCCAGAGGTAACTCTGATAAACCATGCCTATTGACGGACTGAACATCTCGGAGCAAGCCATGAACTGGCTGCCGATGGTCGGCGCATTCGTCGCCGGAGTGATCGTGTGCGGCGCGATCTTCGCTGTCTGGCACATCCGTTCCAGACGCGCTGATAAGACCGAGGGCGGACGTGTACTCGGGGAGTCGGAACTCCCGATGCCGACGGTTCGCTGGCTCGACGGTGAATCCTCACCGACCGGACGGCGTGTGCTCGACTGTCGCGCGGTGGCGCTCGGCGTGCAACTGGCCACACCCGCCTCCGAGGTCATGGACAAGTTCATCGAGATCACGCATTCCGACGGCAGCGAACTGCAAGGCAACTCACCGCCCAATGCCTGGCTGGTCGATGTCGATT
It contains:
- the recJ gene encoding single-stranded-DNA-specific exonuclease RecJ, whose translation is MARSCQLPRAIAHLLASRDLNTVDLVRRFLHPTLADLHDPFSLPGMQGAVDRITEALHDREQIMVYGDYDVDGITSTSLLYLVLNRLGAEVVYYLPNRLIEGYGLSVEGVDQAVAAEVKLIITVDCGITAVEEIDYANNRGIEVVIADHHERGTHLPAATAIVNPKLAEGPIDELAAVGVAFKLAQALYAQLGQDVAELEEHLDLVALGTAADIVPLIGENRILTKFGLQQIERTRKPGLKKLCDKADIVGKTATTGQVLFILAPRINAAGRLGDAQSAVRLMSTLDDSVAEEIAQQLERHNRDRKKLDEHTLQQALAQVDGTASLQTDRAIVLWSQGWHQGVIGIVASRLVERFHLPTVMIAVDGDEGRASARSIPTFDVYEAFRACDDLLLRYGGHKYAAGMSISRERIPEFAERFKRVAGERLTNEDLIPRLKIDARLEPSELDETYMDCLDQFAPFGPQNPRPVFLATGVELSGSPIVVGRGHLKFRVMSGGRVYDCIGFGMGDRVHELAGRPDRFELAYIPERNEWDGLIRLQLRVKDFQVA
- the meaB gene encoding methylmalonyl Co-A mutase-associated GTPase MeaB; its protein translation is MKTAALPRGATSTLLSRFQSGDRAALGRLISYVEDRSDGYHTLLSKVFKHEAAAYRIGVTGPPGAGKSSLVNRLALKLANDGHSIGVIAVDPTSPFTGGAVLGDRIRMQSLYGHDNIFVRSMATRGSPGGLASAAKDVCVLMEGFGFDLIFVETVGVGQVELDVASVCDSVMVVFVPESGDAIQAMKSGLMEIADVFCINKADRPGADRVKAELESVLEIRREVQRSIAAPDSPPPSLWNPPVEMASALKDEGIPALWQAVERHRAFRKSQEPQGHRRNRARADLLMSIAELSRTGLEAELYDTPRIDDAVEAIVSGQSDPYTSARNLFGQWRTGGQ
- a CDS encoding methylmalonyl-CoA mutase family protein, whose amino-acid sequence is MAPTSQRTKPKRDKGILHKLPKRQELSSEERWRNEVIDADRLDGRKFMTVSSVPVKSLYTPDDVAGIDFDSEIGYPGSPPYTRGVHASMYRQRLWTMRQFSGMGTPAQTNARYHFLLKQGQMGLSVAFDLPTLMGYDSDHPRSKGEVGVCGVAVDSLKDMETIFRGIDLGQISTSMTINAPAAIILAFYIAVAEKQGVKTGQLRGTLQNDILKEYIAQKEWIYPPEPSMKLIADTIEFGTRQMPQWNTISISGYHIREAGATAVQELAYTLADGFAYVEAGLARGLDIDEFAPRLSFFFNSHLDFFEEICKYRAARKIWARHIRERYHAKDERSWKLRFHTQTAGVSLTAQQPENNIVRVGWQAMAAALGGTQSLHTNSMDETLALPSEKAALIALRTQQLVAYESGVANTIDPLAGSYFVESLTMQMEKEAEAIFEEIERRGGVLAAIDQGYFQRELAKSAYIYQQAVERGEAIIVGVNKFTMDDEKLEIPVLKIEGNVEAEQVESLRQLRQARDNDKVQRTLAELKVAAERGDNLIPSFIECARVYATLGEIVDVLRGIYGEYEEPPMI